The Lactuca sativa cultivar Salinas chromosome 2, Lsat_Salinas_v11, whole genome shotgun sequence genome includes a window with the following:
- the LOC111891923 gene encoding thioredoxin H2 — translation MGSVASALMGGGEQTPNDGDTSSEESRVIEFHSSNRWQLHYNQSKQSPKLMVVDFSASWCGPCKMLEPFIRSLASKYQEIDFIKIDVDELQDVAQQFGVQAMPTIVLLKQGKEVGRVIGAKKDELEKKILQNREAPKFAA, via the exons ATGGGATCGGTGGCGTCAGCGTTGATGGGAGGAGGAGAACAGACCCCCAACGACGGCGATACATCATCGGAGGAATCACGAGTTATTGAATTTCATTCTTCTAACCGCTGGCAGCTCCATTACAATCAGTCAAAACAATCCCCCAAACTGATGGTCGTAGATTTCTCGGCGTCATGGTGTGGACCCTGCAAGATGTTGGAGCCCTTTATCCGCTCTCTCGCTTCCAAATATCAGGAAATCGACTTCATCAAGATCGATGTCGATGAATTACag GATGTGGCACAGCAATTTGGGGTGCAGGCAATGCCAACAATTGTATTGCTAAAACAAGGAAAAGAGGTGGGAAGGGTTATTGGTGCCAAGAAGGATGAACTGGAGAAGAAGATTCTTCAGAACAGGGAAGCTCCTAAATTTGCAGCTTGA